One region of Microbacterium sp. M28 genomic DNA includes:
- the trpD gene encoding anthranilate phosphoribosyltransferase, with protein sequence MAESLTWSDVLTTLLERRDLSVWESTWAMRQVMQGKVSDAQLAGFLVALRAKGETIDEIVGFRDAILEAAVPLPVSPDVLDIVGTGGDRVGTVNISTTAAVIIGATGIPVVKHGNRAASSASGASDVLGALGLELSLSPDHVASVLDRTGITFAWAAAFHPGFKHAGAARAELGIPTVFNMLGPLCNPARAEANAVGVAQLERVPLITGVFRTRGATALVFRGDDGLDELTTTGHSRIWEVSRGDIHEHDLDPRDLGIPLADLSDLIGGSPEHNAEVLRRTLAGEQGPVRDVVLLNAAAGIVAFELSQDATQVQRPILDRLREGFAKAADAVDDGRASAKLDEWVSVSRELAKA encoded by the coding sequence ATGGCTGAATCCCTGACCTGGTCCGATGTGCTCACCACGCTCCTGGAGCGGCGCGATCTGAGCGTGTGGGAATCGACGTGGGCCATGCGTCAGGTGATGCAGGGGAAGGTCTCCGACGCCCAGCTGGCCGGATTCCTCGTGGCCCTGCGTGCCAAAGGGGAGACGATCGACGAGATCGTCGGCTTCCGCGACGCCATCCTCGAGGCCGCGGTGCCGCTGCCGGTCTCGCCGGACGTGCTCGACATCGTCGGCACCGGCGGCGACCGCGTCGGCACGGTGAACATCTCGACGACAGCTGCGGTGATCATCGGCGCGACCGGGATCCCCGTGGTCAAGCACGGCAACCGCGCCGCGAGCTCGGCATCCGGAGCCTCCGACGTCCTGGGCGCGCTGGGTCTCGAGCTGTCGCTCTCGCCCGACCACGTGGCGTCGGTGCTGGACCGCACGGGCATCACCTTCGCGTGGGCGGCCGCGTTCCACCCGGGTTTCAAGCATGCCGGCGCCGCCAGGGCCGAACTCGGCATCCCGACCGTGTTCAACATGCTCGGTCCGCTCTGCAACCCGGCCCGCGCCGAGGCCAACGCGGTCGGAGTCGCCCAGCTCGAGCGCGTGCCGCTCATCACCGGCGTGTTCCGCACGCGCGGGGCGACGGCACTCGTCTTCCGCGGCGACGACGGCCTGGACGAGCTCACCACCACCGGTCACAGTCGGATCTGGGAGGTGTCGCGCGGTGACATCCACGAGCACGACCTCGATCCGCGCGATCTCGGCATCCCACTGGCGGATCTGTCCGATCTGATCGGCGGCTCTCCCGAGCACAACGCCGAGGTGCTGCGACGCACCCTGGCGGGGGAGCAGGGGCCGGTGCGAGACGTCGTCCTCCTCAACGCCGCCGCCGGCATCGTCGCGTTCGAGCTGTCGCAGGACGCGACGCAGGTGCAGCGCCCGATCCTGGATCGACTGCGCGAGGGCTTCGCCAAGGCAGCGGATGCCGTGGATGACGGCCGCGCGTCGGCCAAGCTCGACGAATGGGTGTCGGTGTCCCGCGAGCTGGCCAAGGCCTGA
- the modB gene encoding molybdate ABC transporter permease subunit encodes MTLPRGLYVAATVAIALLVLPIVGLISRVRWEQLGDDLLSPAALNALGLSLGTAACATVLCLLLGGPLAIVIARAPRRTAAVLRTIVLVPLVLPPMVGGLALLALLGRSGLVGKPLFEVTGFSLPYTTAAVVVAQAFVALPFLVIALEGALRTSGIGHEQVAATLGAGRWRVLTRITLPLVLPGLVAGTVLCFARALGEFGATALFAGNAEGITRTMPLAIYTAFNGVGVTQDSAVALSLLLLVSAAVIVSALRSWREDAVR; translated from the coding sequence GTGACACTCCCCCGCGGGCTCTACGTCGCGGCGACCGTCGCGATCGCCCTGCTCGTCCTGCCCATCGTCGGCCTGATCTCGCGGGTGCGCTGGGAGCAACTGGGCGACGATCTGCTGTCCCCGGCGGCGCTCAACGCCCTCGGCCTGTCGCTGGGCACTGCCGCCTGCGCGACCGTGCTGTGCCTGCTGCTGGGCGGGCCCCTCGCGATCGTCATCGCGAGGGCGCCTCGTCGCACCGCAGCCGTGCTGCGCACGATCGTGCTCGTCCCGCTCGTGCTGCCGCCGATGGTCGGTGGGCTCGCTCTGCTCGCGCTGCTCGGACGCAGCGGACTCGTCGGCAAGCCCCTGTTCGAGGTCACCGGGTTCAGCCTCCCGTACACGACGGCGGCGGTCGTGGTGGCGCAGGCGTTCGTCGCCCTGCCGTTCCTCGTGATCGCGTTGGAGGGGGCGCTGCGCACGTCGGGAATCGGCCATGAGCAGGTCGCCGCGACGCTGGGCGCCGGACGTTGGCGAGTGCTCACCCGGATCACGCTGCCGCTCGTCCTTCCGGGCCTCGTCGCGGGAACCGTCCTGTGCTTCGCACGGGCGCTCGGCGAGTTCGGAGCGACGGCGCTGTTCGCCGGCAACGCGGAAGGCATCACACGCACGATGCCGCTGGCGATCTACACCGCGTTCAACGGCGTCGGAGTCACGCAGGATTCGGCTGTCGCGCTGTCGCTGCTGCTGCTCGTCAGCGCCGCAGTGATCGTCAGCGCGCTGCGCTCATGGCGAGAGGATGCCGTGCGATGA
- the glp gene encoding gephyrin-like molybdotransferase Glp: MIPIEEHRSRILAVATPLPPRAHALLSANGLVLADAVSTRWPVPLFDNSAMDGYAVRTADAVEGARLRVVADVPAGSADDPRFGRGEAVRIMTGAAVPTDADAIVPVEHTDLGVVTGAVPPEHITITRAPREAAHIRRRGEDAAAGTVVVDAGTALGPWQLATIASAGHDRVRAHPAPRAAVISTGSELVPAGAEPRRGQIPESNSLLIAAALQDAGAVVVHVGTVPDDEAALRSELAAVDADLVVLSGGASVGAFDVVKAVLDIAGPGRGTVRFDAVAMQPGKPQGFGVAPDGTLLFCLPGNPVSVAVSFEMFVRPAVRSMAGRQDLDRPRTSATVGQGWRCPPGRVQVLPVVFRDGRVVPASAGGSGSHLVASLAQATDFAIVPAETERVETGDLVDVMLVATEREIS, encoded by the coding sequence ATGATCCCGATCGAGGAGCACCGCAGCCGCATCCTCGCGGTGGCCACCCCGTTGCCGCCCCGTGCACACGCACTCCTATCCGCGAACGGACTGGTGCTCGCGGACGCCGTCTCGACGCGCTGGCCCGTGCCGCTGTTCGACAATTCCGCCATGGACGGCTACGCGGTGCGCACTGCCGACGCGGTCGAGGGCGCGCGTCTGCGCGTCGTCGCCGACGTCCCGGCCGGCTCCGCCGACGATCCGCGCTTCGGGAGGGGCGAGGCCGTGCGGATCATGACGGGCGCCGCCGTTCCCACGGATGCCGATGCCATCGTCCCCGTCGAGCACACGGATCTCGGGGTGGTCACCGGTGCGGTCCCACCCGAGCACATCACGATCACGCGTGCGCCTCGAGAGGCCGCGCACATCCGGCGCCGCGGGGAGGATGCCGCGGCCGGCACCGTGGTCGTCGACGCGGGAACAGCGCTCGGGCCCTGGCAGCTGGCCACGATCGCTTCGGCGGGCCATGATCGCGTACGCGCGCACCCCGCGCCACGAGCCGCCGTGATCTCCACCGGCTCGGAGCTGGTGCCCGCCGGCGCCGAGCCGCGACGAGGGCAGATCCCCGAATCGAACTCGCTCCTCATCGCGGCGGCGCTGCAGGATGCCGGAGCCGTCGTCGTGCACGTCGGCACCGTGCCCGACGACGAGGCGGCCCTCCGCTCCGAGCTCGCGGCGGTCGACGCCGACCTCGTCGTGCTGTCCGGCGGGGCCAGCGTCGGCGCGTTCGACGTCGTGAAGGCGGTGCTGGACATTGCGGGTCCCGGCCGCGGAACCGTGCGCTTCGATGCGGTCGCCATGCAGCCAGGCAAGCCCCAGGGATTCGGCGTCGCGCCGGACGGGACGCTGCTGTTCTGCCTGCCGGGAAATCCGGTGAGCGTCGCCGTCTCGTTCGAGATGTTCGTGCGGCCCGCCGTGCGGTCGATGGCGGGGCGACAGGACCTCGATCGCCCGCGCACGAGCGCCACGGTGGGCCAGGGCTGGCGCTGCCCACCCGGGCGCGTGCAGGTGCTTCCCGTCGTCTTCCGGGACGGCCGGGTCGTCCCGGCATCCGCCGGCGGCAGCGGATCGCATCTGGTGGCGTCGCTCGCCCAGGCGACCGACTTCGCCATCGTTCCCGCCGAGACCGAGCGGGTGGAGACCGGCGACCTCGTCGACGTCATGCTGGTCGCGACAGAGAGGGAGATATCGTGA
- a CDS encoding TOBE domain-containing protein gives MTDFRIRDAARLLSVSDDTVRRWIDSGQLPAGTDAAGRLVVAGTDLAAHLTRARGADADPLERASSARNRFVGIVTEVVSDTVMSQVEMQSGPHRIVSLMSTEAVRELGLEVGSLATAMVKATTVIVETAPASEASR, from the coding sequence ATGACCGATTTCCGGATCCGTGATGCCGCCCGCCTCCTGTCCGTCAGCGATGACACTGTGCGTCGCTGGATCGACAGCGGGCAGCTGCCGGCCGGAACGGATGCCGCAGGTCGACTCGTCGTCGCAGGCACCGATCTCGCCGCCCACCTCACTCGGGCACGCGGCGCGGACGCGGATCCCCTCGAACGCGCCTCCAGCGCGCGCAATCGGTTCGTCGGAATCGTGACCGAGGTCGTCTCGGACACGGTCATGTCGCAGGTCGAGATGCAGAGCGGCCCGCATCGCATCGTCTCACTCATGTCCACCGAGGCCGTCAGGGAGCTCGGGCTCGAGGTCGGCAGCCTCGCCACGGCGATGGTGAAGGCGACGACCGTGATCGTGGAGACGGCACCAGCCTCCGAGGCGTCGCGATGA
- the rpsA gene encoding 30S ribosomal protein S1, protein MTTATTAPATKQVAINDIGSAEDFLAAVEKTLKFFNDGDIIEGTIVKIDRDEVLLDVGYKTEGVIPSRELSIKHDVDPNEVVAVGDQVEALVLQKEDKEGRLILSKKRAQYERAWGDVEKIKENDGVVTGTVIEVVKGGLIVDIGLRGFLPASLIELRRVRDLTPYLGQEIEAKILELDKNRNNVVLSRRALLEQTQSESRTTFLNNLHKGQVRKGVVSSIVNFGAFVDLGGVDGLVHVSELSWKHIEHASEVVEVGQEVTVEILEVDLDRERVSLSLKATQEDPWQVFARTHAIGQIAPGKVTKLVPFGAFVRVADGIEGLVHISELSSKHVELAEQVVSVGEEVFVKVIDIDLERRRISLSLKQANESVDPNGTEFDPALYGMLAEYDENGEYKYPEGFDPETGAWKEGFDAAREAWEQEYAAAQTRWEAHKVAVAKAAEAEAAAGDDFAAGQSFTSDSAGAGTLADDEALAALREKLSGGNA, encoded by the coding sequence ATGACTACCGCAACGACCGCCCCGGCCACCAAGCAGGTCGCGATCAACGACATCGGATCTGCCGAGGACTTCCTGGCCGCGGTCGAGAAGACCCTGAAGTTCTTCAACGACGGCGACATCATCGAGGGCACGATCGTCAAGATCGACCGCGACGAGGTTCTGCTGGACGTCGGTTACAAGACCGAGGGCGTCATCCCCTCGCGCGAACTTTCCATCAAGCACGACGTCGACCCCAACGAGGTCGTCGCCGTCGGCGACCAGGTCGAGGCCCTCGTTCTCCAGAAGGAGGACAAGGAAGGCCGACTGATCCTCTCCAAGAAGCGTGCGCAGTACGAGCGCGCCTGGGGCGACGTCGAGAAGATCAAGGAGAACGACGGAGTCGTCACCGGCACCGTCATCGAGGTCGTCAAGGGTGGCCTCATCGTCGACATCGGCCTCCGTGGCTTCCTGCCGGCGTCGCTGATCGAGCTGCGCCGCGTCCGCGACCTGACGCCGTACCTCGGCCAGGAGATCGAGGCCAAGATCCTCGAGCTCGACAAGAACCGCAACAACGTGGTGCTCTCGCGCCGCGCTCTGCTGGAGCAGACGCAGTCCGAGTCGCGCACGACCTTCCTCAACAACCTGCACAAGGGTCAGGTCCGCAAGGGTGTCGTGTCCTCGATCGTCAACTTCGGTGCGTTCGTCGACCTGGGTGGCGTTGACGGCCTCGTGCACGTCTCCGAGCTGTCCTGGAAGCACATCGAGCACGCTTCCGAGGTCGTCGAGGTCGGCCAGGAGGTCACCGTCGAGATCCTCGAGGTGGACCTCGACCGCGAGCGCGTCTCCCTGTCGCTGAAGGCGACGCAGGAGGACCCGTGGCAGGTCTTCGCTCGCACCCACGCGATCGGCCAGATCGCACCGGGCAAGGTCACGAAGCTGGTTCCGTTCGGTGCGTTCGTGCGCGTCGCGGACGGCATCGAGGGCCTCGTGCACATCTCCGAGCTCTCCAGCAAGCACGTCGAGCTGGCTGAGCAGGTCGTGTCCGTCGGCGAAGAGGTCTTCGTCAAGGTCATCGACATCGACCTCGAGCGTCGTCGCATCTCGCTGTCGCTGAAGCAGGCCAACGAGTCGGTCGACCCCAACGGCACCGAGTTCGACCCGGCCCTGTACGGCATGCTCGCCGAGTACGACGAGAACGGCGAGTACAAGTACCCGGAGGGCTTCGACCCCGAGACCGGTGCGTGGAAGGAAGGCTTCGACGCAGCCCGCGAGGCATGGGAGCAGGAGTACGCTGCAGCCCAGACCCGCTGGGAGGCTCACAAGGTCGCCGTGGCCAAGGCCGCCGAGGCCGAGGCTGCTGCCGGCGACGACTTCGCCGCCGGTCAGTCCTTCACGAGCGACTCGGCCGGTGCCGGCACGCTCGCGGACGACGAGGCGCTCGCGGCTCTGCGCGAGAAGCTCTCGGGCGGCAACGCGTAA
- a CDS encoding heme-copper oxidase subunit III: protein MQESPARIGHNGGVTTSATYAPAARTIKRPNPVAVGTIVWLGSEVMFFAGLFAIYFTLRSTSPELWADRTELLNVPFAAINTAILVLSSVTCQMGVFAAEDLQPYRIAKGQLNPAGRRRLFGWGMVEWFWLTFALGAVFVSGQVWEYAQLVAEGMPIQADSYASAFYLTTGFHALHVTGGLIAFLLVMGRAFAVKNFTHKEATSSIVVSYYWHFVDVVWIVLFFVIYFLK from the coding sequence ATGCAAGAATCGCCCGCTCGGATCGGCCATAATGGAGGGGTGACGACCTCAGCGACGTATGCCCCGGCAGCCCGAACCATCAAGCGGCCCAATCCGGTAGCTGTCGGCACCATCGTGTGGCTCGGCAGCGAGGTGATGTTCTTCGCGGGACTGTTCGCGATCTACTTCACCCTCCGCAGCACCTCACCGGAGCTGTGGGCCGACCGAACGGAACTGCTCAACGTTCCCTTCGCCGCGATCAACACCGCCATCCTGGTGCTGTCCTCCGTGACGTGCCAGATGGGTGTCTTCGCCGCTGAGGACCTGCAGCCGTACCGCATCGCCAAGGGCCAGCTGAACCCGGCCGGCCGCCGCCGCCTGTTCGGCTGGGGCATGGTCGAGTGGTTCTGGCTCACCTTCGCACTCGGCGCGGTGTTCGTCTCCGGTCAGGTCTGGGAGTACGCCCAGCTGGTCGCCGAGGGGATGCCGATCCAGGCCGACTCCTACGCATCGGCGTTCTACCTCACCACGGGCTTCCACGCCCTGCACGTCACCGGTGGTCTCATCGCGTTCCTGCTCGTCATGGGCCGCGCGTTCGCCGTCAAGAACTTCACGCACAAGGAGGCGACCTCCTCGATCGTTGTGTCCTACTACTGGCACTTCGTCGACGTCGTCTGGATCGTGCTGTTCTTCGTCATCTACTTCCTGAAATAA
- the modA gene encoding molybdate ABC transporter substrate-binding protein, translated as MRRATGVLGPVLLLALALTGCTAPAGEAGTEPPVTVFAAASLHGSFDELATAFADEHPSYSVAPIRYDGSQALSTQALDGADVDVVAFANEETFQPLVEAGRSGDGEIFATNTLRIAVPAGNPGGIADLDDLADPSLAVVLCAPEVPCGSATRKLLSSAGVAVTAVSEETNVTAVLTRVADGEADAGIVYATDIAAEERVEGIRPAGAGDVVNRYPIAIAEDAPSPRGARAFVDFILSDQGQAILAAHGFEAP; from the coding sequence ATGAGACGCGCAACCGGCGTGCTCGGACCCGTGCTGCTGCTCGCGCTCGCGCTGACGGGCTGCACCGCACCCGCCGGGGAGGCCGGTACCGAACCGCCGGTCACCGTGTTCGCCGCGGCGTCCCTGCACGGATCCTTCGACGAGCTCGCAACGGCCTTCGCGGACGAGCATCCCTCGTACTCCGTCGCGCCGATCCGGTACGACGGATCGCAGGCGCTGTCGACACAGGCGCTCGACGGCGCTGACGTCGACGTGGTCGCCTTCGCGAACGAGGAGACTTTTCAGCCGCTGGTCGAGGCCGGCCGCAGCGGCGACGGGGAGATCTTCGCGACGAACACGCTGCGGATCGCGGTGCCGGCGGGGAACCCGGGTGGCATCGCAGACCTGGACGATCTCGCCGACCCGTCGCTCGCCGTCGTCCTGTGTGCACCCGAGGTGCCGTGCGGATCGGCGACCCGTAAACTCCTGAGCTCCGCCGGTGTAGCCGTGACAGCCGTGAGCGAGGAGACGAACGTCACGGCGGTCCTCACCCGTGTAGCCGATGGCGAGGCGGATGCCGGGATCGTGTACGCCACCGACATCGCCGCCGAGGAGCGGGTGGAAGGCATCCGCCCGGCGGGGGCGGGAGACGTCGTCAACCGGTATCCCATCGCCATCGCCGAGGACGCGCCGTCGCCGCGAGGCGCGCGGGCTTTCGTCGACTTCATCCTGTCGGATCAGGGCCAGGCCATCCTCGCCGCGCACGGATTCGAGGCACCGTGA
- a CDS encoding sulfate/molybdate ABC transporter ATP-binding protein, with protein MTAVPTGRLSADIAVDRGGFTASASIELDAGGRLALLGPNGSGKSTLLSALAGLIPVARGEVVLDGRILEQAGRMHRRPEERHIGLLDQKPRLFPHLSVVQNIAFGPRSRGVDRATARDTARNWLDRLALSDRADAMPHELSGGQQQRIAIARAFAADPALLLLDEPFAALDAESAPLVRRLLSDELTRTGTAAVLVTHDLADAWQLAGHCLVLRDGRVVEEGTPADLAARPQHPFTARLAGFAVVEGCWTGSTLDIGDGILLPAHPEGELYPGDAAFAVIAPQAVRVLSSGTTDAGAIIAPLAAVSARAGMLRLEHRSGLAAMTPVSTVDARPLPRVGDAARFVVDAVTVRRSVS; from the coding sequence ATGACCGCCGTGCCGACAGGGCGTCTGAGCGCCGACATCGCCGTGGATCGCGGCGGCTTCACGGCATCCGCGTCGATCGAGCTCGACGCGGGCGGGCGGCTCGCCCTGCTGGGTCCGAACGGCTCGGGAAAATCGACGCTGCTGAGCGCGCTGGCCGGGCTCATCCCGGTCGCGCGGGGCGAGGTGGTGCTCGACGGACGCATCCTCGAGCAGGCGGGACGGATGCACCGGCGGCCCGAAGAGCGACACATCGGGCTCCTCGATCAGAAGCCGCGGCTGTTCCCGCATCTGAGCGTGGTGCAGAACATCGCCTTCGGCCCGCGCTCCCGCGGCGTCGATCGCGCGACCGCGCGTGACACGGCGCGCAACTGGCTGGACAGGCTCGCACTCTCCGACCGCGCGGACGCCATGCCGCACGAGCTGTCCGGCGGTCAGCAGCAGCGGATCGCGATCGCCCGCGCGTTCGCCGCTGACCCCGCGCTCCTCCTGCTGGACGAGCCGTTCGCCGCGCTGGATGCCGAAAGCGCGCCCCTCGTGAGACGACTGCTTTCGGACGAGCTGACGCGCACCGGCACCGCAGCCGTGCTCGTCACACACGATCTGGCTGATGCCTGGCAGCTCGCAGGGCACTGCCTGGTGCTGCGCGACGGCCGCGTGGTCGAGGAGGGCACCCCTGCCGATCTGGCGGCGCGCCCGCAGCATCCTTTCACGGCTCGCCTGGCCGGCTTCGCCGTGGTCGAAGGATGCTGGACGGGGTCGACGCTCGACATCGGCGACGGCATCCTCCTCCCCGCACACCCGGAGGGCGAGCTCTATCCGGGGGATGCCGCATTCGCCGTGATCGCCCCGCAGGCCGTGCGCGTGCTCTCAAGCGGGACGACGGACGCGGGAGCCATCATCGCGCCGTTGGCGGCGGTGTCGGCGCGGGCGGGCATGCTGCGGCTGGAGCATCGCTCCGGCCTGGCGGCGATGACCCCGGTGAGCACGGTCGACGCGAGGCCGTTGCCTCGGGTCGGCGATGCCGCACGATTCGTCGTCGACGCGGTCACCGTGCGGCGCTCGGTGTCCTGA
- a CDS encoding HesA/MoeB/ThiF family protein: MRFPPLVAPASALPDGETERAARQIRLPEIGADGQRRLFAARICVIGAGGLGSPVLLYLASAGIGTICIVDDDVVDTSNLQRQVLFGVADVGRPKARVAAERIRSLSPHTTVIRAHERLTSDNAERMLAGYDLVIDGSDTFDTRYAVADACDALGVPLVWGSVLRFDAQATLFWSRPPVGDPVRLRDVFPSAPPAEDVPSCADAGVLGALCGQLGALLAAEAVKLICGLGDPILGRMLVIDALSARTREVPLIPARGVAPTPPAADRVPASTGDRTIAPDELDGLGDVLLLDVREEDEFRAGSIPGALSVPLSRLREDPSMIAGEGTVVVFCQVGPRARAAAAFLRTAVPETEIVLLDGGYEAWSTRARDAAATA; this comes from the coding sequence ATGCGCTTCCCCCCGCTCGTCGCCCCGGCATCCGCGCTGCCCGACGGCGAGACCGAGCGGGCCGCACGCCAGATCCGGCTGCCGGAGATCGGCGCGGACGGCCAGCGCCGGTTGTTCGCCGCCAGGATCTGCGTGATCGGGGCCGGCGGCCTGGGTTCGCCGGTGCTTCTCTATCTGGCCTCCGCCGGCATCGGCACCATCTGCATCGTCGACGATGACGTCGTCGACACGTCGAACCTGCAACGCCAGGTGCTGTTCGGGGTCGCGGACGTCGGCCGCCCGAAGGCGCGCGTCGCCGCCGAGCGCATCCGTTCGCTGTCGCCGCACACGACGGTGATCCGGGCGCACGAGCGTCTCACGTCCGACAATGCGGAGCGGATGCTGGCGGGATACGACCTCGTGATCGACGGGAGCGACACGTTCGACACGCGATACGCAGTCGCGGACGCCTGCGATGCGCTGGGCGTTCCGCTGGTCTGGGGGTCGGTGCTGCGATTCGACGCGCAGGCGACGCTGTTCTGGTCGCGTCCGCCCGTAGGCGATCCCGTCCGTCTGCGTGACGTCTTCCCCTCCGCGCCCCCGGCCGAGGACGTGCCGTCCTGCGCGGACGCCGGCGTGCTCGGCGCCCTGTGCGGCCAGCTCGGTGCGCTCCTCGCGGCAGAGGCGGTCAAGCTCATCTGCGGTCTGGGGGACCCCATCCTGGGGCGGATGCTGGTGATCGACGCGCTCTCGGCTCGCACGCGCGAGGTCCCGCTGATACCGGCTCGCGGCGTGGCACCGACCCCTCCCGCTGCCGACCGCGTCCCCGCGAGCACGGGGGACCGGACCATCGCACCGGACGAGCTCGACGGCCTCGGTGACGTCCTGCTGCTCGACGTGCGCGAGGAGGACGAGTTCCGCGCCGGGAGCATCCCCGGCGCGCTCTCGGTCCCGCTGAGTCGGCTGCGAGAAGACCCGTCCATGATCGCGGGTGAGGGCACTGTCGTGGTGTTCTGCCAGGTCGGTCCTCGGGCCAGAGCCGCGGCGGCGTTCCTCCGCACGGCGGTTCCCGAGACCGAGATCGTCCTGCTCGACGGCGGCTACGAGGCGTGGTCCACGCGTGCGCGCGACGCGGCGGCGACGGCATGA
- a CDS encoding 5'-3' exonuclease — translation MSDRLMLLDTASLYFRAFYGVPDKVKAPDGSPINAARGLLDMIAKLVSTYQPTHLVACWDDDWRPQWRVDLIPSYKAHRVVEFVPNAADIEEVPDPLEAQIPLIRAELGALGIPIIGVAQHEADDVIGTLATVATMPVDIVTGDRDLFQLVDDARDVRVIYTARGMSNLDTLTEASVVARYGVLPSQYADFATMRGDASDGLPGVAGVGEKTAATLLQTHGDLDGIRAAALAGEGMSAGIRAKVLAASDYLDVAPTVVLVARDLDITVPTTPLGHLDDAAKDAATALAETWNLGTSMTRALAALPG, via the coding sequence ATGAGCGACAGGCTGATGCTGCTGGACACCGCGAGCCTCTACTTCCGGGCCTTCTATGGTGTGCCGGACAAGGTGAAGGCGCCGGACGGCTCCCCCATCAACGCCGCCCGCGGTCTGCTCGACATGATCGCGAAGCTCGTGTCGACCTACCAGCCCACGCATCTCGTCGCCTGCTGGGACGACGACTGGCGTCCGCAGTGGCGCGTCGATCTCATCCCCAGCTACAAGGCGCATCGCGTCGTCGAGTTCGTCCCGAACGCGGCCGACATCGAAGAGGTGCCGGATCCGCTCGAAGCGCAGATCCCCCTGATCCGCGCCGAGCTCGGCGCACTCGGCATCCCGATCATCGGCGTCGCCCAGCACGAGGCCGATGACGTCATCGGAACTCTCGCAACCGTCGCGACCATGCCGGTCGACATCGTCACAGGCGATCGCGACCTGTTCCAGCTCGTCGACGACGCCCGCGACGTCCGTGTCATCTACACGGCGCGCGGCATGAGCAATCTCGACACCCTGACCGAGGCGAGCGTCGTCGCCAGGTACGGCGTACTCCCCTCCCAGTACGCCGACTTCGCCACCATGCGCGGCGACGCATCCGACGGACTCCCCGGCGTGGCGGGCGTGGGCGAGAAGACCGCGGCGACGCTGCTCCAGACGCACGGCGACCTGGACGGCATCCGCGCCGCCGCCCTCGCAGGAGAAGGCATGTCCGCCGGCATCCGTGCGAAGGTCCTCGCTGCCTCGGACTATCTGGACGTCGCCCCGACCGTCGTGCTCGTGGCCCGCGACCTCGACATCACCGTGCCGACAACACCGCTCGGACACCTGGACGACGCCGCAAAGGATGCCGCGACGGCACTGGCCGAGACGTGGAACCTCGGCACATCGATGACGAGGGCTCTCGCCGCACTCCCCGGTTGA
- a CDS encoding PHP domain-containing protein: MDPAAALLEIAALLERERASRYRAKAFRQAAATWESLPEEVRADPVRLRASKGIGDSTFEVITQAQAGETPRYLVELRGEVEPELSSELRGLLRGDLHAHTEWSDGTTSIRTMTDAARALGHDYLAITDHSPRLRVARGLSAERLREQIPLVRAESDAALRVLAGIEVDILEDGALDQEPELLAELDIVVASVHSKLRMDAAAMTARMLTAVRSGRVDVLGHCTGRLVEGSRGTRPPSEFDARAVFAACAEHGVAVEINSRPERQDPPDALIAIALEEGCLFSIDSDAHAPGQLSLLDHGAVRAERAGVPAARIITTWGIDRLLDWAD; this comes from the coding sequence ATGGATCCGGCAGCCGCTCTCCTCGAGATCGCCGCGCTGCTGGAGCGCGAGCGTGCTTCTCGTTACCGCGCCAAGGCGTTCCGTCAGGCGGCGGCCACCTGGGAGTCGCTGCCGGAAGAGGTGCGCGCGGATCCCGTGCGGCTGCGGGCGTCCAAGGGGATCGGCGATTCGACGTTCGAGGTGATCACGCAGGCGCAGGCGGGTGAGACGCCTCGTTACCTCGTCGAGCTGCGCGGCGAGGTCGAGCCCGAACTGTCCTCGGAGCTGCGGGGGCTGCTCCGCGGCGACCTGCACGCGCATACGGAATGGTCGGACGGCACGACGTCGATACGGACCATGACGGACGCGGCGCGCGCTCTCGGTCACGACTACCTGGCCATCACCGATCATTCGCCGCGGCTGCGCGTGGCCCGTGGGCTGAGCGCCGAGCGCCTGCGCGAGCAGATCCCACTGGTGCGTGCCGAGTCGGATGCCGCCCTGCGCGTGCTCGCCGGGATCGAGGTGGACATCCTCGAGGACGGGGCGCTGGATCAGGAGCCGGAGCTTCTGGCCGAACTCGACATCGTGGTGGCATCGGTGCATTCCAAACTGCGTATGGATGCAGCGGCGATGACCGCGCGCATGCTCACGGCGGTGAGGTCGGGTCGAGTCGACGTGCTCGGTCACTGCACCGGCCGGCTCGTCGAGGGATCACGGGGGACTCGTCCGCCGTCCGAGTTCGACGCCCGCGCGGTGTTCGCCGCGTGCGCCGAGCACGGCGTCGCCGTCGAGATCAACTCCCGACCCGAGCGCCAGGATCCGCCCGATGCGCTGATCGCGATCGCACTCGAGGAGGGCTGCCTTTTCTCGATCGATTCGGATGCGCACGCGCCGGGCCAGCTGTCGCTGCTCGATCACGGCGCCGTGCGCGCGGAACGCGCCGGCGTACCTGCTGCCCGGATCATCACGACCTGGGGCATCGACCGACTGCTCGACTGGGCCGACTGA